One segment of Asaia bogorensis NBRC 16594 DNA contains the following:
- a CDS encoding penicillin-binding protein 1A — MGGGQRGPEGGRQPPRGPRFRRWRQGLAIAAGIALVGVAGSGLFVWHQYERVASDLPSVDTLKTYQPPTVSRIYTSDDHIMAELAAERRIYIPINAIPERVKNAFIAPEDQNFYTHAGLDPLAIMRAELTNLTHRSKRALGASTITQQVARNMLLNSNARTLERKEKEALLALRIEQTLSKDKILEIYLNGIYLGNGAYGVAAAAQTYFNKPLDQLTNAEAAFLGALPKSPANYNPYRHPERAIERRNWVLDRMAEIHAISHEEAAAGQKEPLIPHDAVRFGPLPNAEWFGSEVRRQLIDRYGPDRAMQGGLEVHTSLDRKLQDAATLSLRQGLMEYDRSHSRWRGPVTKLHDAVAGDGWVEALKDVTPPAGMIDQWRLAVVLNPAQGRVGWLAHGEKQEGQVISKDLGWMRNAGTLAAGDVIMIEPQAESGRVAVRQVPKVEGALVSLDARTGRVLAMVGGWSFKESQFNRATQALRQPGSSFKPFVYLDAMEQGIPPSEKFDDAPVSYGDWHPKNYEEDNWGPTTLHDALRESRNLVTIRLAAHLGMKSVADMAISIGLVDQMPHVLPAALGAVETTVLREAGAYATIASGGKLVTPSLIDEVLDRDGSVLWKPEGLALGTTMQAPNQTAIMAPAGAPGATPAAAPSGNPADATTPSTPPPAVPSGPVPGSVEVPQVQDNRRQVASAASAYQITAMMQDVIKRGTGTIAGQGITRDIAGKTGTSQDFRDAWFAGFTPDIVTVVWVGFDTPQSLGKSETGGRIAGPIWNRFMKVALEGRPELHFRVPEGVTLARYDTGRLMAVDGFKADQVPGMSIALHGFGAGTEALTAADTGTDLYDTETDMAGASSQAGLSEPGGENSGAAKKQQAPNAQPQGDIGMGGLY, encoded by the coding sequence ATGGGGGGTGGGCAACGCGGCCCGGAAGGGGGGCGCCAGCCGCCTCGTGGCCCGCGTTTCCGCCGCTGGCGCCAGGGCCTTGCAATCGCTGCCGGTATTGCGCTGGTAGGGGTGGCCGGATCGGGGCTGTTCGTCTGGCATCAGTATGAGCGTGTCGCGTCCGATCTGCCGAGCGTCGATACGCTCAAGACCTACCAGCCGCCGACCGTTAGCCGGATCTATACGTCTGACGATCACATCATGGCCGAGCTGGCCGCCGAACGCCGGATCTATATCCCGATCAACGCCATTCCCGAGCGCGTGAAAAATGCCTTCATCGCGCCTGAGGATCAGAATTTCTATACCCATGCGGGTCTGGATCCTCTGGCCATCATGCGTGCCGAGCTGACGAACCTGACCCATCGCAGCAAGCGGGCTCTGGGTGCCTCGACCATCACGCAGCAGGTTGCACGCAACATGTTGCTCAACAGCAATGCCCGCACGCTCGAGCGCAAGGAGAAGGAAGCCCTTCTGGCCCTGCGCATCGAGCAGACGCTGAGCAAGGACAAGATCCTCGAAATCTATCTCAACGGGATCTATCTCGGTAACGGGGCCTACGGCGTGGCCGCCGCTGCGCAGACCTATTTCAACAAGCCGCTCGATCAGCTGACCAATGCCGAGGCGGCTTTTCTGGGCGCGCTGCCGAAATCACCGGCCAATTATAACCCGTACCGCCATCCCGAACGTGCCATCGAGCGCCGGAACTGGGTGCTGGACCGCATGGCCGAAATCCATGCCATCTCACACGAAGAGGCCGCAGCGGGGCAGAAAGAGCCTCTTATTCCGCATGATGCGGTGCGCTTTGGCCCGCTGCCCAATGCCGAATGGTTCGGCAGCGAGGTGCGCCGTCAGCTGATTGATCGTTACGGGCCTGACCGCGCCATGCAGGGCGGCCTTGAGGTGCATACGAGCCTCGATCGCAAGTTGCAGGATGCAGCGACCCTGAGTCTTCGTCAGGGGCTCATGGAGTACGACCGCAGCCATAGTCGCTGGCGTGGCCCTGTGACGAAACTACATGATGCTGTGGCCGGTGACGGCTGGGTTGAGGCGCTGAAGGACGTTACGCCTCCTGCTGGCATGATCGATCAGTGGCGTCTGGCTGTCGTTCTGAACCCTGCTCAGGGGCGCGTCGGTTGGCTCGCGCATGGAGAGAAGCAGGAAGGTCAGGTCATCTCCAAGGATCTGGGCTGGATGCGCAATGCCGGGACACTGGCCGCCGGTGATGTGATCATGATCGAGCCTCAGGCTGAGTCTGGTCGCGTCGCCGTGCGACAGGTTCCTAAGGTTGAAGGCGCCCTTGTCAGTCTCGATGCGCGCACTGGGCGTGTGCTGGCGATGGTGGGCGGCTGGTCGTTCAAGGAATCGCAGTTCAACCGTGCCACACAGGCGCTGCGCCAGCCCGGATCGTCGTTCAAGCCCTTCGTCTATCTCGATGCGATGGAGCAGGGCATACCGCCCTCCGAGAAGTTCGATGATGCACCGGTTTCCTATGGTGACTGGCATCCTAAGAATTACGAGGAAGACAACTGGGGCCCGACAACCCTGCATGATGCCCTGCGTGAGAGCCGCAACCTCGTGACGATCCGCCTGGCGGCGCATCTGGGCATGAAATCCGTGGCCGATATGGCGATCTCCATCGGTCTGGTCGACCAGATGCCGCATGTGCTGCCAGCAGCGCTTGGTGCGGTCGAGACCACAGTGCTGCGTGAGGCAGGGGCCTATGCCACGATCGCTTCCGGCGGCAAGCTGGTGACACCCAGCCTGATCGACGAGGTGCTGGATCGCGATGGCAGTGTCTTGTGGAAGCCCGAGGGCCTCGCCCTTGGCACGACCATGCAGGCCCCCAACCAGACAGCAATCATGGCCCCGGCTGGAGCCCCCGGTGCAACACCTGCTGCCGCGCCCTCTGGCAACCCCGCGGATGCGACTACACCATCCACGCCGCCGCCTGCAGTCCCCTCGGGCCCGGTTCCCGGCAGTGTGGAGGTACCGCAGGTGCAGGATAACCGCCGTCAGGTGGCCAGCGCTGCAAGCGCCTATCAGATTACGGCCATGATGCAGGACGTGATCAAGCGCGGCACAGGCACGATTGCGGGGCAGGGCATCACGCGTGACATAGCAGGCAAGACGGGTACCAGTCAGGACTTCCGCGATGCGTGGTTTGCCGGTTTCACCCCCGATATCGTCACGGTGGTCTGGGTCGGGTTCGACACGCCGCAATCGCTTGGTAAGAGCGAGACGGGGGGGCGTATTGCCGGGCCGATCTGGAACCGTTTCATGAAGGTAGCCCTCGAGGGGCGGCCCGAACTGCACTTCCGTGTGCCGGAGGGCGTGACCCTTGCTCGTTACGACACAGGCCGACTGATGGCAGTCGACGGCTTCAAGGCGGATCAGGTGCCGGGCATGAGCATCGCCCTGCACGGGTTCGGCGCGGGAACAGAGGCGCTCACTGCGGCCGATACTGGGACCGATCTGTATGATACTGAAACCGATATGGCAGGGGCCTCGAGTCAGGCCGGGCTGAGCGAGCCCGGCGGCGAGAATTCGGGTGCCGCCAAGAAACAACAGGCCCCCAATGCCCAGCCACAGGGTGACATTGGCATGGGTGGGCTTTATTGA
- a CDS encoding aldo/keto reductase yields the protein MPSIDAARSGVFAIGGDLEVVRLGFGAMRITGKGVWGAPQSHEQAVATLRHTSDLGITLIDTADSYGPFVSEDLIREALFPYGGQVIATKGGLTRHGPDIWRPVGHPDYLRQCVLMSLRRLGVERIDLWQLHRVGADCPPETQFEAIAKLQQEGLIRHVGLSEVDVPMIERAGAFFPVTTVQNRFNLVDRKSEDVLDYCEAHQIGFIPWAPLAAGSLARPGTVLDAIAKDRDASPGQIALAWLLHRSPVILPIPGTGSPAHLEENVRAASITLSEEECAALDKQGREAWKSSEN from the coding sequence ATGCCATCCATCGATGCAGCCCGATCCGGCGTTTTCGCCATAGGTGGTGATCTCGAAGTCGTCCGCCTCGGTTTTGGCGCCATGCGCATTACCGGCAAGGGGGTGTGGGGAGCGCCACAGAGCCACGAACAGGCTGTCGCGACCTTGCGTCATACCAGTGATCTTGGAATCACCCTGATCGATACGGCCGATTCCTATGGACCTTTCGTCTCGGAAGATCTGATACGCGAGGCGCTCTTTCCCTATGGCGGGCAGGTTATTGCCACCAAGGGTGGCCTGACACGTCATGGCCCCGATATCTGGCGTCCTGTTGGTCATCCTGATTATCTGCGTCAATGCGTGCTCATGTCGCTCCGTCGGCTGGGCGTGGAACGCATTGATCTGTGGCAGCTTCACCGTGTGGGGGCTGACTGCCCGCCAGAGACGCAGTTCGAGGCCATAGCCAAACTGCAGCAAGAGGGGCTGATCCGTCATGTCGGTCTGTCCGAAGTCGATGTGCCAATGATCGAGCGGGCAGGCGCTTTCTTCCCTGTGACGACTGTCCAGAACCGCTTCAATCTTGTCGATCGCAAATCTGAGGATGTGCTCGATTACTGCGAGGCGCACCAGATTGGCTTCATTCCCTGGGCACCGCTGGCTGCGGGGTCTCTGGCTCGCCCCGGCACGGTGCTTGATGCCATAGCGAAAGACCGTGATGCCTCACCGGGGCAGATTGCCCTGGCATGGCTTCTGCACCGTTCGCCGGTCATATTGCCCATTCCCGGAACCGGCAGTCCCGCTCATCTGGAAGAGAATGTCCGGGCCGCGTCCATTACATTGAGCGAGGAGGAGTGCGCAGCTCTGGACAAGCAGGGGCGCGAGGCCTGGAAAAGTTCCGAAAATTAA